One window from the genome of Natronomonas pharaonis DSM 2160 encodes:
- a CDS encoding Eco57I restriction-modification methylase domain-containing protein encodes MSIDTSSTDAEAESSSSTPRTGSTTFINTSGGLLTDELVSKLRQRHCGESAVRPETFALPNTEPPEEADIEAEIGDTWDMLRERWDELTMDETLFHMDVSDARTKWILKLFQNLGFEPVFQRENLEAGGIEANLSHKGWPDGEIESYGEMEGRTAPIIHTVEPEQKLDEKPEDAPRGAKSPHDTLQEFLNASDEHDWAVVTNGLTLRVLRDFYHTYTRGYVEFDLENMFTSRNYGDFRALYRLCHATRFIEPVVAEDEDDDVETPLEQLYQVALSTGVKVGQDLQSNVVSAIETLGTGLLNQEIREYLKEGGEKEAKEYYQEVLLLVYRLLFLMYAEQRGMMASRDSLYTDEYSITNLRDKAETRRSGSDRNTDLWHGLQSTFRLVEKGDDELGVPCYNGMLFDSDRLDWVSESECSNDDLLDTIEDLTLIEHEGTRQRISYADLGVEEIGSVYESLLEFTPKLATEVIELEDRTVSHGEFYLDDRGTERKETGSYYTDPGLVQELVQSSLKPVVEDRLEDATTTDEQEDALLDITVCDPASGSGAFLIAANNFLAQRLARIRSDSNYPPEDQIRRARRDVLQHCIYAVDLNPMAVELAKVSLWINSAVEDKPLNFLDHHIKCGNSLIGTNSELLEGEFPVDAYETSGGRDWHVGNEIRKQVRNENKERSKGSSESSLQQWGASKEEYVDIAEQLDEIEEEDTEDIKKKRQLYDELQQSEAYQQEKLAHDVWTAAFYWPMDGSTKEYPSPSTIEKIRRNSNPDDEALQELVTQTIEIAEQQRFFHWELEFPEIFSGHSSGFDCILGNPPWETFELKDKEFFAVEKPQIVEAGTPAKREKLIEQLEQTDPDLYERYEREKRSLESASKFIKESGRYIRTNSGKTSTHGPFAELALDNISPNGYSGIIVPTSLVMSSSSKDFFKELVEDNRLIKIFDFINTGIFPEIHREYKFSLLAISGSAIVSEQFEMGFHLDEIEGLRDDERIFEITPEEIELLNPNTKTCPTFRTRSDAELTLSIFENAGVFQNESRGENPWGVNLRTLFQRSGDSDLFSTSEELVDDGCHLERNRFVCNNGQTFLPLYEPKYIHQYDSTFATYEGVSGDHEDKNPKEFALERKDDPERYILPRYWVSEKEYTSKSGDGWHLAVRNITKSTNRRTVISTILPGVPADHNFYIFEDIDADNSLLLLAILNSYVLDFAARQKVDVYISAYTIKQFPIPSPNQFEEILFRGEPLKQTIRDISFKLMYNTHSLDSLAEDLGHQGNPYSHSAPAGVSREELRFKLEALMFYLYGLDEDQIDDIFGSFEQLKKEEKSDHGYYRTREKVKNKFLELQPDIEYKRGQI; translated from the coding sequence ATGAGTATCGATACATCCTCTACCGACGCCGAAGCCGAATCGAGTTCCAGTACGCCACGAACCGGATCGACGACGTTCATCAACACCAGCGGCGGTTTACTCACGGACGAACTGGTGAGCAAGCTCCGCCAGCGTCATTGCGGGGAGTCCGCCGTCCGTCCGGAGACCTTTGCGTTACCGAACACAGAGCCGCCCGAAGAGGCCGACATCGAAGCGGAGATTGGGGATACGTGGGACATGCTTCGAGAGCGGTGGGACGAGCTCACGATGGACGAGACGCTGTTCCATATGGACGTCTCGGACGCTCGTACGAAGTGGATCCTCAAGCTGTTCCAGAATCTCGGGTTCGAGCCGGTCTTCCAGCGTGAGAATCTCGAAGCAGGCGGCATCGAGGCGAACCTCTCACACAAGGGGTGGCCCGACGGGGAGATCGAAAGCTACGGTGAGATGGAGGGGCGGACGGCTCCGATCATTCATACCGTCGAACCAGAACAGAAGCTGGACGAGAAACCGGAGGATGCTCCCCGTGGAGCCAAGAGTCCACACGACACGCTCCAGGAGTTCCTGAATGCCAGCGATGAACACGACTGGGCCGTCGTAACCAACGGGCTGACGCTCCGGGTTCTTCGAGATTTCTATCACACATACACCCGTGGGTACGTGGAGTTCGATCTGGAGAATATGTTCACAAGCCGGAACTACGGGGACTTCCGGGCACTCTACCGGCTCTGTCACGCCACACGGTTCATCGAGCCGGTCGTCGCCGAGGATGAAGACGATGACGTCGAAACCCCGCTGGAGCAGCTGTATCAGGTCGCTCTATCGACCGGGGTCAAGGTCGGCCAAGACCTCCAGTCCAACGTCGTAAGCGCTATCGAGACGCTGGGAACTGGTCTGCTCAACCAAGAGATTCGAGAATACCTCAAAGAAGGCGGCGAAAAGGAAGCTAAGGAGTACTATCAGGAAGTTCTCCTCTTAGTGTACCGCCTACTCTTCCTGATGTATGCAGAGCAGCGGGGAATGATGGCTTCCCGTGATAGCCTGTACACCGACGAGTACAGTATCACGAACCTTCGGGACAAAGCCGAAACACGCCGAAGCGGAAGTGACCGGAACACCGATCTCTGGCACGGCTTGCAATCCACGTTCCGCCTCGTCGAGAAGGGTGACGACGAACTCGGTGTTCCCTGTTACAACGGGATGCTCTTCGACTCAGATCGGCTCGACTGGGTGTCGGAAAGCGAGTGTTCCAACGACGACCTCTTGGACACAATCGAAGATCTAACTCTCATCGAACATGAAGGAACTCGACAGCGCATCTCGTACGCTGACCTCGGCGTTGAAGAGATCGGTTCCGTCTACGAAAGCCTTCTCGAATTCACTCCGAAGCTTGCTACCGAGGTTATTGAACTAGAAGACCGAACGGTCTCGCATGGTGAATTCTATCTTGATGACCGAGGAACCGAGCGGAAAGAGACGGGGAGCTACTATACAGACCCCGGACTGGTACAGGAACTCGTTCAGAGTTCGCTCAAACCCGTCGTTGAAGATCGCCTCGAAGACGCTACCACGACTGACGAGCAGGAAGATGCTCTCCTCGACATCACGGTCTGTGATCCGGCAAGCGGAAGCGGTGCGTTCCTGATCGCCGCCAACAACTTCCTCGCACAGCGACTCGCACGCATTCGATCTGACAGCAACTATCCACCTGAAGACCAGATACGTAGGGCACGCCGAGACGTCCTACAGCATTGCATCTACGCTGTCGACCTCAACCCAATGGCCGTCGAACTGGCCAAGGTCAGCCTGTGGATCAATTCTGCCGTGGAAGACAAACCGCTGAATTTCCTCGATCATCACATCAAGTGCGGAAACTCCTTGATCGGGACTAACTCGGAACTTCTTGAAGGTGAGTTCCCTGTGGACGCTTACGAAACGTCCGGGGGACGTGACTGGCACGTCGGAAACGAAATTCGCAAACAAGTCAGAAATGAAAACAAGGAGCGGTCTAAGGGTTCCTCCGAATCGTCGCTGCAACAATGGGGTGCGAGCAAAGAAGAGTATGTAGATATCGCTGAACAACTCGATGAGATTGAAGAAGAAGACACTGAAGATATAAAGAAGAAAAGGCAGCTGTACGACGAACTCCAGCAGTCAGAGGCGTACCAGCAAGAGAAGTTGGCGCATGATGTCTGGACAGCGGCATTTTATTGGCCAATGGATGGCTCTACGAAGGAATATCCATCTCCGTCCACTATCGAAAAGATTCGACGTAACTCAAATCCCGATGACGAAGCGCTTCAGGAGTTGGTAACACAGACTATAGAGATAGCAGAGCAACAACGGTTCTTCCACTGGGAATTAGAGTTCCCTGAAATATTTAGCGGACACTCATCTGGCTTCGATTGCATTCTTGGAAACCCACCGTGGGAGACATTTGAATTAAAAGATAAGGAGTTCTTTGCCGTGGAAAAACCCCAAATAGTCGAAGCGGGAACCCCCGCAAAAAGGGAAAAACTAATTGAGCAATTGGAACAGACGGATCCCGATTTGTATGAGAGGTATGAGCGTGAAAAAAGGTCTCTTGAGTCAGCCTCAAAATTCATCAAGGAGAGCGGGAGGTATATTAGGACAAATAGTGGGAAGACTAGCACACATGGTCCCTTTGCGGAGCTAGCACTAGATAATATTAGTCCAAATGGGTACTCTGGGATTATTGTACCAACTTCTTTGGTAATGTCATCATCTTCAAAAGACTTTTTCAAAGAACTAGTTGAAGATAATAGGCTTATTAAGATATTCGACTTTATAAATACAGGAATCTTTCCAGAGATACATCGAGAATACAAATTCAGCCTTTTGGCGATCTCAGGCAGTGCAATTGTAAGTGAACAATTTGAGATGGGATTCCATCTGGATGAAATTGAGGGCCTTAGAGATGATGAAAGAATATTTGAAATAACGCCGGAAGAGATAGAACTGTTAAATCCGAATACAAAGACATGTCCCACTTTTCGCACAAGGTCTGACGCAGAGCTCACGCTTTCTATCTTCGAGAATGCTGGGGTTTTCCAGAATGAATCACGTGGAGAGAACCCATGGGGCGTCAATCTAAGAACTCTGTTCCAACGCTCTGGCGATTCAGATCTATTTTCCACTAGTGAAGAACTGGTAGACGATGGATGTCATCTTGAGAGAAACCGGTTTGTCTGTAATAATGGACAAACATTTCTCCCACTTTATGAGCCAAAATACATTCACCAGTATGATAGTACATTTGCGACATATGAGGGGGTTTCGGGAGACCATGAGGATAAGAACCCGAAAGAATTCGCATTGGAACGAAAAGATGATCCAGAGCGTTATATCCTGCCTCGGTATTGGGTATCAGAAAAGGAATACACGTCAAAGAGCGGCGACGGTTGGCATTTAGCAGTTCGGAATATTACCAAATCTACTAATCGGCGGACTGTTATATCTACCATACTTCCAGGAGTTCCAGCTGATCACAATTTCTACATTTTTGAGGATATCGATGCAGATAACTCACTTTTGCTATTAGCTATATTGAATTCTTATGTCTTGGATTTTGCTGCACGCCAGAAAGTAGACGTCTATATTAGTGCATATACGATCAAGCAATTCCCTATTCCAAGTCCAAATCAGTTTGAAGAGATACTCTTTAGAGGAGAACCTCTCAAACAAACAATTAGAGATATAAGTTTTAAATTGATGTACAATACCCATTCCCTAGATTCTTTAGCTGAGGATCTGGGACACCAAGGTAATCCATATTCGCACTCAGCGCCCGCTGGGGTATCAAGAGAAGAATTACGGTTCAAGCTGGAAGCGCTTATGTTCTATTTGTATGGGCTAGATGAAGATCAAATAGACGATATCTTTGGGTCATTTGAACAACTCAAAAAGGAAGAAAAATCCGACCACGGGTACTACCGAACCCGAGAAAAAGTCAAAAATAAATTCTTGGAACTTCAACCTGACATTGAATATAAACGGGGGCAAATATAA
- a CDS encoding DEAD/DEAH box helicase has protein sequence MSSRLNPFDALDNVQSSYRSYVETFQNVDDETINAWIENRIETGKVLWKEPFVQLNQRFKYGDTLEEFVADDKLHEGILDVFTGASGDPIEPYKHQTEAIQSIQAGNNTIVSTGTGSGKSFAFGIPIVSHCLEAKERGEDGIKAVIIYPMNALANSQYEDFAERLDGTGLRLGLYTGDTPYNPDEAPEFLRQFGREEAFDSEVVSREEMQNDPPDILMTNYVMLDLILTRHDDKKLFPEMHEGVLQYLVLDEIHTYTGHQGADVAALVRRLKQNTDAGEELVCVGTSATVQSDEGINANDEIAEFTGKIFGEEVDADNVVRESHYPLPLSDDEPLPEDIEVTEEDIATFDGSLEAAQDLTEKLLDRDLMPAETTDASALGNALEDHPTIKFLDEELSSQSQQIFAGEDDESEDGKDLVSSYQEQYRPDASRYDIEQELQAALLVGTVGTTEIQGEEQPIFIPKLHTFFSQGSGLVSCLTEESFEDDDPHLSDAGDIECRTCAQEHDRTRTAYPLSFCRGCGQEYYTTVVDQEKNVTQGALSTFVDTEEDEEEAYLMRGDWDRETAPLPDEWLNDNGQLRDTYVEAEPRPATYCPECDQLTPGRVEQGQLECGCFAAQGVEVMRVNQPFLFCPNCGVHYTRRVKNEFNKLFTFGTVGRSTATDVLIGNTMRNLPDDQQKTIAFSDNRQDTALQAAHLNNLYQRVRFRRSLYHTLAEGDDVSLTTLGNDVFDLLDDEEALPPAIDTGMFGPSAEDRQNYSDYLLFNTILELGREQQRTQQSLEDVGLIDVEYENLDKLADVDDVWDSIPVLSNADPTVREEYVHGFLDIFRRSIAIDHESTTNFTDFKRNVINQLDEEVHFHGQEFFNFPVGYSDTASTSGRHRVRRLTHPRSRHVRWTARALDVDTDTAKAIINSVIDLISDDEVLKLLTQESLKYTGKVYMLNHSAIRVTHADPEDVRVCPKCGTPTTRDELDVCLNYSCDSITPEETDLESSYFYDLYTESFDDAVDIIAGEHSGQVENEKRKQLESDFREGEKVNTIVSTPTMELGIDIGDLSNVYMRNVPPNPSNYAQRSGRAGRQNQPSLVTTFCGRGFGRGSHDQYFYRNPERIIAGEISPPTFLLNNQDLVEAHINALVLEQIELKFQSKPRQMLVIEEGSDYEIMPDYRADLEDAVKNNRQKIIQAVKQAFAREREQDTVGEWFTDAFIERQVDNFVENLDEAFEPWRREYTRLSRELRRLNQLLATEGGSYQDRIERNAIEDRLEDMRSGKKRFYTYQYLRSQGFLPNYGFPRQSTTLTFTSREDDIQRDQTRAISEFAPGNHVYYAGERFAVRYARPRTEDAEPVTRHLRVCPECETILMGEDAQEAAACPSCEMSFDGTHPNPNAMELPNQHARPEEYITSDEEERRRQGYEINSYYERSDPQAYDLEGNGIEARVTYEGSANIVLVNSGLRDADEDDLNGFALCMECNRWLTSEDQIESHVDEDDPDCYANASEEAIKREIELFSEGQHDTVTLTTPLPSDLEPEQTEEFYRTLKETVYQGILVAFDLDEEEIDTFVKPATGEHGQVTIVIYETSEGGAGVLHSLMDEARFRKAVREAQTVLHGDPDDDGCERACYECLLSFYNQPEHEFLDRTLVDSWLGNMETATLTEVAGTSKDRDYENFDELLEACDSSFEREVLHAIRGQGFELPDEAQKIIYDGDEPVAKPDFFYERPGRSIAVFVDGPAHEKDYVKEDDKRKRARLKQMGYRVVPVSDINQVPELLESI, from the coding sequence ATGAGTTCCCGTCTCAACCCCTTCGACGCCCTCGATAACGTCCAATCCTCCTATCGGTCCTACGTCGAGACGTTCCAGAACGTCGACGACGAGACAATCAACGCTTGGATTGAGAACCGCATCGAGACGGGAAAGGTACTGTGGAAGGAACCGTTCGTCCAACTGAATCAACGCTTCAAGTACGGCGACACCCTCGAAGAGTTCGTTGCGGACGATAAACTCCACGAGGGTATTCTGGACGTCTTCACCGGTGCTAGCGGCGATCCTATTGAGCCGTACAAACACCAGACTGAGGCGATTCAGTCGATCCAAGCTGGGAACAACACAATCGTCTCCACGGGCACGGGGTCAGGGAAGAGCTTCGCTTTCGGCATTCCCATCGTCAGCCACTGTCTCGAAGCCAAAGAGCGGGGTGAGGATGGGATCAAGGCGGTCATCATCTATCCGATGAACGCTCTGGCGAACTCCCAGTACGAAGACTTCGCAGAGCGACTTGATGGAACAGGCCTCCGGTTGGGACTCTACACGGGTGACACGCCATACAACCCTGACGAAGCACCTGAGTTCCTCCGGCAGTTTGGTCGTGAGGAGGCGTTCGACTCCGAAGTCGTCTCTCGGGAGGAGATGCAGAACGACCCGCCGGACATCCTGATGACGAACTACGTCATGCTCGACCTCATTCTTACCAGGCATGACGACAAGAAGCTCTTCCCAGAGATGCACGAGGGAGTCCTACAGTATCTGGTCCTTGACGAGATTCACACCTACACCGGCCATCAGGGAGCCGACGTCGCCGCACTCGTCCGCCGGCTGAAGCAGAATACCGACGCCGGAGAGGAACTCGTCTGTGTCGGTACCTCTGCGACGGTCCAGAGCGACGAAGGAATCAACGCCAACGACGAGATCGCCGAATTCACCGGGAAGATCTTCGGCGAAGAGGTTGACGCCGACAACGTCGTTCGGGAGTCTCACTATCCGCTGCCCCTCTCCGACGACGAACCGCTCCCTGAGGACATCGAAGTCACCGAGGAAGACATCGCAACCTTCGACGGGAGTCTCGAAGCCGCACAGGATCTCACCGAGAAACTCCTCGACCGGGATCTGATGCCAGCCGAGACGACCGATGCGTCGGCACTCGGGAATGCGCTGGAGGATCACCCCACGATCAAGTTCCTCGACGAAGAGCTTAGCTCCCAGAGCCAGCAGATCTTCGCTGGCGAGGACGACGAAAGCGAAGACGGGAAGGATCTCGTCAGTAGCTATCAGGAACAGTACCGACCCGATGCATCTCGGTACGACATCGAGCAAGAACTCCAAGCCGCTCTGCTCGTCGGAACGGTTGGAACGACCGAGATACAGGGCGAGGAACAGCCGATTTTTATCCCGAAGCTCCACACCTTCTTCAGTCAGGGCAGTGGTCTCGTCTCCTGTCTTACCGAGGAGTCCTTCGAGGACGACGATCCCCACCTGAGTGACGCCGGCGACATCGAGTGTCGTACGTGCGCCCAAGAACACGACCGTACTCGGACTGCCTACCCACTCTCGTTCTGTCGGGGATGTGGTCAGGAGTATTACACCACCGTCGTCGATCAAGAGAAAAACGTCACACAGGGTGCGCTGAGTACCTTTGTGGACACCGAAGAGGACGAAGAGGAGGCGTACCTGATGCGGGGCGATTGGGACCGAGAAACCGCTCCCCTCCCCGATGAGTGGCTGAACGACAACGGGCAGCTTCGAGACACCTACGTCGAGGCTGAACCCCGACCAGCTACCTATTGCCCGGAGTGCGACCAGCTTACCCCCGGACGAGTGGAACAGGGGCAGCTCGAATGTGGATGCTTCGCTGCGCAGGGCGTCGAGGTGATGCGAGTCAACCAGCCGTTCCTGTTCTGCCCAAACTGCGGGGTTCACTACACTCGTCGGGTCAAGAACGAGTTCAACAAGCTGTTCACGTTCGGGACGGTCGGTCGTTCGACGGCGACGGACGTTCTCATCGGGAACACGATGCGGAACCTCCCTGACGACCAGCAGAAGACTATCGCCTTCTCTGACAATCGACAGGATACTGCATTACAGGCGGCTCACCTCAACAACCTCTACCAGCGGGTTCGATTCCGACGCTCGCTGTACCATACCCTCGCAGAGGGCGACGACGTTAGCCTCACTACGCTCGGGAACGACGTCTTCGACCTCCTCGATGACGAGGAAGCCCTTCCGCCAGCCATAGACACGGGAATGTTCGGGCCGTCGGCGGAGGACCGTCAGAACTACAGCGACTATCTGCTGTTCAACACCATTCTCGAACTCGGTCGTGAACAGCAACGCACCCAGCAGAGTCTCGAAGACGTCGGGCTGATCGACGTCGAATACGAGAACCTCGATAAGCTGGCGGACGTCGATGATGTCTGGGACTCGATCCCCGTGCTTTCGAATGCAGATCCAACGGTGCGGGAAGAGTATGTCCACGGCTTCTTGGACATCTTCCGCCGGAGTATTGCGATAGACCACGAGAGCACCACCAACTTCACCGATTTCAAGCGGAACGTCATCAACCAACTCGACGAAGAGGTCCATTTCCACGGCCAGGAGTTCTTCAACTTCCCAGTCGGATACAGTGATACGGCAAGTACTAGTGGGAGACACCGTGTCCGTCGCCTCACACATCCTCGCTCTCGACACGTCCGTTGGACAGCCCGTGCGTTAGACGTTGACACCGATACTGCGAAAGCGATCATCAACAGCGTCATCGACCTCATCAGCGACGACGAGGTACTCAAGCTGTTGACGCAGGAATCGCTGAAGTACACCGGGAAGGTGTATATGCTCAACCACAGTGCGATTCGGGTCACGCACGCCGATCCCGAGGACGTGCGAGTCTGCCCGAAGTGTGGAACACCGACGACTCGGGATGAACTCGACGTCTGTCTGAACTACAGCTGCGACTCGATCACGCCCGAGGAGACGGATCTCGAATCGTCCTACTTCTACGATCTCTATACCGAATCGTTCGACGACGCCGTCGACATCATCGCCGGCGAACACAGCGGTCAGGTTGAGAACGAGAAGCGGAAGCAACTGGAGTCGGACTTCCGAGAGGGCGAGAAGGTGAACACCATCGTCTCGACGCCGACGATGGAACTCGGGATCGACATCGGTGACCTCTCAAACGTTTATATGCGAAACGTCCCGCCGAACCCGAGTAACTACGCTCAGCGTTCCGGGCGAGCCGGGCGACAAAACCAGCCGTCACTCGTCACGACGTTCTGTGGCCGTGGGTTCGGACGTGGCTCCCACGACCAGTACTTCTACCGAAACCCGGAACGAATCATTGCTGGGGAGATCAGCCCGCCGACGTTCCTGCTCAACAATCAGGATCTGGTTGAGGCGCACATCAACGCTCTCGTTCTCGAACAGATCGAACTGAAATTCCAGAGCAAGCCCCGCCAGATGCTGGTCATCGAGGAGGGGAGCGACTACGAGATTATGCCCGATTATCGGGCAGATCTGGAGGACGCCGTCAAGAACAACCGACAGAAGATCATTCAAGCGGTGAAGCAAGCGTTCGCCCGTGAGCGTGAACAGGATACCGTCGGAGAGTGGTTCACGGATGCCTTCATCGAGCGCCAGGTGGACAACTTCGTCGAGAATCTCGATGAGGCATTCGAGCCATGGCGGCGTGAGTACACTCGCCTGAGTCGTGAACTGCGGCGCTTGAACCAACTCCTCGCCACAGAAGGAGGATCGTATCAGGATCGGATCGAGCGCAACGCCATCGAGGACCGTCTTGAGGATATGCGTTCGGGGAAGAAACGCTTCTACACGTATCAGTACCTCCGCTCACAGGGATTCTTGCCGAACTACGGATTCCCCAGACAGAGTACGACGCTAACGTTCACTTCCCGGGAAGACGACATTCAGCGGGATCAAACACGGGCTATCAGCGAATTCGCACCCGGAAACCACGTTTATTACGCTGGGGAACGGTTCGCTGTTCGGTATGCTCGACCTCGCACGGAGGATGCGGAGCCGGTTACCCGTCATCTTCGTGTCTGCCCGGAGTGTGAAACCATCCTGATGGGAGAAGACGCACAGGAGGCCGCAGCGTGCCCCTCTTGTGAGATGTCCTTCGATGGGACCCATCCGAATCCGAATGCGATGGAACTCCCGAATCAACACGCTCGGCCGGAGGAGTACATCACCAGTGACGAGGAGGAACGTCGTCGGCAGGGGTACGAGATCAACAGCTACTACGAACGATCCGATCCCCAAGCATACGACCTAGAAGGAAACGGAATCGAGGCCCGAGTGACATACGAAGGGAGTGCGAATATTGTCTTGGTCAATAGCGGGCTTCGAGATGCTGACGAAGACGATCTCAACGGATTCGCTCTCTGTATGGAGTGTAACCGCTGGCTAACTAGCGAGGACCAAATCGAGAGTCACGTCGACGAAGACGATCCGGATTGCTATGCTAATGCGTCAGAGGAAGCGATCAAGCGTGAGATAGAGTTGTTCTCTGAGGGACAGCACGACACGGTGACACTGACAACGCCACTCCCCAGCGATCTTGAGCCTGAGCAGACTGAAGAATTCTATCGAACCCTCAAGGAGACCGTCTATCAGGGAATTCTGGTTGCGTTCGATCTGGACGAGGAAGAGATCGACACGTTCGTGAAACCAGCGACAGGGGAACACGGACAGGTCACCATCGTAATCTACGAAACCAGTGAGGGCGGCGCAGGTGTGCTTCACTCGCTGATGGACGAAGCACGCTTCAGAAAAGCAGTTCGGGAGGCACAGACCGTCCTCCACGGGGATCCCGATGACGATGGTTGCGAGCGAGCGTGCTATGAATGTCTCCTATCCTTCTACAACCAGCCGGAACACGAGTTCCTCGATAGAACACTCGTTGATTCGTGGTTAGGGAACATGGAAACTGCGACCCTGACAGAAGTCGCTGGAACGAGTAAAGATAGAGATTACGAGAACTTCGACGAGCTACTGGAAGCTTGCGACTCCAGCTTCGAGCGTGAAGTCCTTCACGCTATTCGAGGTCAAGGCTTCGAGCTTCCCGATGAGGCACAGAAAATTATTTATGACGGTGACGAGCCAGTCGCAAAGCCAGATTTCTTCTACGAACGACCAGGTAGATCGATCGCAGTATTCGTCGATGGGCCCGCCCACGAGAAAGATTACGTTAAAGAAGATGACAAACGCAAGCGAGCTAGACTCAAACAGATGGGATATCGAGTTGTTCCGGTGTCAGATATTAACCAAGTTCCTGAGTTATTAGAAAGTATATAA
- a CDS encoding ADP-ribosylglycohydrolase family protein, translating into MSTVDRAPGILLGLACGDALGRPVEFRSATQIKREFGQLDEMIGNGTHKQPAGTITDDTELALRIARSLVEQKEFDGADVAERFVEWYRSGPFDIGLMTADALQRIENGMLWDEAGQEVWEERPEGQNAGNGSVMRCAPYSIAFSEDPDQLLSVSKASSRITHADPRCTYGCAVLNLTLAGLLHGEDEPLRRALNRVRSEAPEELVEALDPVAKGASIDTLRNSGYVIHSLQTALHDAFAADSAEEAIVTAVNRGGDTDTIGAITGAVAGARFGAGGLPDRWLETIDEREELIDLALELHEISTS; encoded by the coding sequence ATGTCAACAGTTGATCGTGCCCCAGGCATACTGTTGGGATTAGCGTGTGGTGACGCACTTGGCCGTCCAGTCGAGTTCCGCTCTGCAACCCAGATCAAACGAGAGTTCGGCCAGTTGGACGAGATGATCGGAAACGGAACGCACAAGCAACCAGCCGGTACGATCACCGACGATACAGAGCTCGCGTTACGGATTGCGCGCAGCTTGGTCGAACAGAAAGAATTCGACGGAGCCGACGTTGCCGAACGATTCGTCGAGTGGTACCGGAGTGGTCCGTTCGACATCGGACTGATGACAGCTGATGCCCTCCAGCGGATTGAAAACGGGATGCTGTGGGACGAGGCTGGTCAAGAAGTCTGGGAGGAGCGACCCGAAGGTCAGAATGCAGGCAACGGCAGCGTCATGCGCTGTGCTCCCTATTCCATCGCCTTCTCCGAAGATCCAGACCAACTCCTCTCTGTGAGTAAAGCATCGTCCCGAATCACCCATGCGGATCCACGCTGTACCTACGGCTGTGCGGTCCTGAACCTCACGCTGGCTGGACTACTCCACGGGGAAGACGAACCGCTCAGGAGGGCACTGAATCGCGTTCGATCTGAAGCACCGGAGGAACTCGTCGAAGCACTTGATCCAGTAGCGAAGGGAGCATCGATCGATACACTCCGGAACTCGGGCTACGTAATTCACTCGCTACAAACCGCGCTTCACGATGCTTTCGCAGCTGACAGCGCAGAAGAGGCGATCGTGACGGCTGTCAATCGAGGCGGTGATACGGATACGATCGGGGCGATCACGGGCGCAGTTGCCGGCGCTCGATTTGGAGCTGGTGGTCTCCCCGATCGATGGCTTGAGACGATAGACGAGCGCGAAGAGCTGATCGATCTGGCGTTGGAACTTCACGAGATCTCCACCTCATAA